A region of the Paenibacillus sp. J23TS9 genome:
AAGGTAAAGATGACCTTGGAAATTTGCTCATGGTATACAAGCTCAATTATACCGAGATGCAGATTCTTAATATCCAGGGTGATGTTCTTATTAACTCTTCTGATTTTCAGCCTGATGTTTCCATTAAGACCAGTGATATCTCCCAGGCTCAATCCGGGAATATCGGCAGATGGGTTGGCCGGCAGCCAAACACAGGGGAAGATGTCATGGCGGTCTCCAAGATGGAACAGGACAATGGACGAGATTCTTATATCGTCAGATACGTCACTTCACTGGAAAAAGTTAATGCGAAATTGTTTAATGTCACATTGATCGCGACGGCGGTAGCTGCCGCAGTGCTGGCTCTCGTCTTGGCGTTCAGCTTGGGACTGGCGAATTCGATTGTCAAACCGCTAAACACCATTACTGCCGTTTCGGCGCAAATGGCCAGGGGCAAATTCAATATCAGAATTAAAGGCAATTACAAGTATGAGCTGGGAGAACTTGCTTCAACACTAAATTATATGGCACAGGAAATTGTACGCAGTAACCAGGTAAAAGATGACTTCATTTCCTCCATTTCTCATGAGCTTAGGACACCTCTAACGAGTATCAAAGGCTGGAGTGAAACCATTAACTCGGGTGGATATGATCCTGAAGAGACGAAGATTGGCATGGAGATTATCACCAAGGAGACGGAGCGTTTGATTGGACTGGTGGAAGAAATTCTTGATTTCTCCAAGCTGCAGCAAAATGAGATGAAGGTGTCATTTGCACGTGTTGATCTGAAGGAACTGCTCCAGGAAATTATGTTGAATTTGTGGACTAAAGCAGAGAAGCGTACTATTGAGCTTCGCCTTGATTCGGTCGATAAGCCCCTCGTCGAAGGGGATGCCAACCGGCTGAAGCAGGTCTTTTTAAACCTGATAGATAATGCCATTAAATTCTCACATGAAAACTCGGCAATCGACTTGTTCGTATCCTTTGAGGGCAATAATGTGGTCGTTCAGGTACATGATACGGGAATCGGCATAAGTGAAGACCATTTGGTTAGAGTAAAAGACCGTTTCTTCCAGGTCGATCCGCTGAACGGTGGTACGGGTCTGGGGCTGGCCATTTCACAGCAGTTGGTTGAACTTCATCACGGTATTCTGCTGATTCAAAGTGAGCTGGATGTAGGTACCACCATTGTGGTTAGGCTGCCGAGACTGCTTGAAGCTGAGGAATCCGAAATTCCTCAGCTCCCAGGAGCGGAAACAACACAGGATTAAGACATCATGAAAAGAGCGAAATCCGCGAGTGGCGGCTTTCGCTCTTTTGTATATGAGAACCGGTAACTCCGAATATTATGAGGATAAGCCCTCGGCACGAAGACGACCTGTCTTTTCGTATACATCCTGAAGCAAGCGGGAAGGCTGGGTACGAACCGTTGGTTTTGGCAGTACGGTTTCATAAGGCCCGATGACAACCACTTGATCAGCCGTTCCTTTAATGACTGCACCTTCCTTGATCACTGCACCTTCACCGATAATGGCACGTTCAATATGGACATTGCGCCCAATTTTAACGTTTGGCATTACGATGCTGTCTTTGATCTCGGAGAATTTGCCGACTTCAACACCGCAAAACACGACAGACTGATAAGCCGATCCATCCATCGAGCTGGTCTCGGAAATCAGACAATTTGCTGCCACTCCCGTTCTGGTTTTATGCGAATTAACCTTTGTGCGCCACGGACGTGAATACATTGGCCATTCACTGTTATGCAGCTTCCAGGAGGAATCATTGGCCAGCAGATCCATATGAGCTTCCCACAGGCTATTGACGGTACCAACGTCTTTCCAGTAACCATCGAAGCGGTAAGCGAACATACGGTTTTGCTCGTTTAGCATTTTTGGAATCAAGTCTTTCCCGAAATCATGACTGGAAGATGAATCAGCTGCATCCTCCAACAGATGACGGCGAAGATAATCCCATTGGAAAAGATAAATGCCCATGGAAGCCAAATTGCTTTCCGGTTCTGCAGGTTTTTCTGCAAATTCAGAAATGCGGAGCTCATCGTTTACACTCATCACTCCGAAACGGCTCGCTTCTTCCCAAGGAACCTCCATTACGGAAATTGTGGCTTCGGCTCCTTGCTGCTTGTGAAATTGAAGCATTTTATTGTAATCCATGTGGTAAATATGATCTCCCGAAAGAATAAGAACATGTTCAGGATGTTGACCGTCTATATATTCAATGTTTTTATAGATGGCGTCAGCTGTTCCTAAGTATTCTGCGGATCCTGTATTGTAGGAAGGGAGCAGGGTAATTCCGTTCTCTCCTTTATTCTGGAGACCCCATGGTTCACCTTCTCCGATATGTTTATGGAGCGATTCTGCCTCATACTGTGTAAGGACACCGATCGTATCGATACCCGAATTCACACAGTTGCTGAGAGGAAAATCGATTATGCGGTAGCGACCGCCAAAAGGTACAGCCGGCTTTGCCTGTTTAGATGTCAGAGGTGCGAGTCTGCGGCCTTCACCTCCGGCAAGCAACATGGCGATGCAATCTTTCTTATTCATGTCGTTTCCCTCCCAAAAATTTGTCAATGTAGTACATACATAAACGATTGTCAGCCCCACTGAAACGATTATATTGAAAAATAATTGAAAAATTACAAATTTATTTTTCAAGAAACATTTTCTCGTTTATTTTGGCTAGAATGGGGTAATGGTTTAGGTGCACTATATTTATAAAGCAGGTGATCTTATTGGCTAAAATAAACAATCTAACCGGACTGCCGCCTACAGATGAAGATATATACTTATTCCATGAAGGGACCTCCTACCACAGTTACAGAATCTTGGGCGCTCATCCTGCTGTGGAAGAGGGTTTGGAAGGCGTCCGGTTTACCGTTTGGGCTCCGCATGCCCGGCAAGTCGGTCTGGCATCCGACTTTAACGGTTGGGACGGAGTTGAGGATTCATTACATAAGATACCCGATTCGGGCGTTTGGACTCGCTTTTTCCCCGGCATAACGACAGGTACTTTTTACAAATATGACATTGAAGGACCGAGCGGCGAACGCTTTTTAAAAGCAGACCCCTATGCCTTTGAAGCTGAGCTCCGTCCTGCTACCGCATCCGTTGTATCCGATTTAAACGGCTATGCTTGGCAAGATGCAGCCTGGAGGCGAAAGAAGAAGGGGCTTTACAGCAAGCCCGTCAATATTTATGAGGTTCATTTGGGAACCTGGAGGCAAAAGGAAGATGGAACGCTATACACCTACCGGGAGATCGCCGACTTACTGATTCCTTATATCAAACAAATGAAATATACACATGTAGAATTTATGCCGCTCGCTGAACATCCTTATGATCTGTCATGGGGATATCAGTGCACAGGATATTTTGCTGTCACCAGTCGTTTTGGATCACCTCAAGACTTTATGTATCTTGTAGATGCATGTCATCAGGCCGATATCGGGGTCATCATCGATTGGGTCCCTGCCCATTTTACGAAGGATGCCCATGGTCTGCGGATGTTTGACGAAACACCTTTGTTCGAATATGCAGATCCCCTGAAGGCCGAAAAACCAGGCTGGGGTACGCTAAGCTTTGATTACAGCAAGCCTGAGATTCATTCGTTTTTGATTTCCAATGCCTTGTTTTGGCTGGATCTATTTCATATTGATGGTCTCCGTGTCGATGCCGTTACCAGCATGCTGCGTCTCGATTTTGAGAAAAAAGAAGGACAATTTCATTTGAATGAGCATGGTGGTATTGAAAATTTGGAAGCTATATCATTTTTGCAGAAGCTCAATACAACAGTTTTTAATTACTACCCGTATACACTGATGATGGCTGAAGAATCAAGCGCATGGCCGGGTGTCACTTCCCCTGTGGATGAGAATGGGCTTGGCTTCAATTACAAATGGAATATGGGCTGGATGAACGATACGCTGGATTATGTGGAAGCATCATTTGAAGATAGGCCTTCCAAGCATCACTTGCTGACTTTTCCGATTGCATATGCTTATTCAGACAACTATGCACTGCCGCTCAGCCACGATGAGGTTGTCCACGGTAAAAAGTCCTTGCTGGGTAAAATGCCCGGAGATTACAGCCAGAAGTTTGCAGGACTCCGGATTTTGCTGGGATATCAAATGACGCATCCGGGTAAAAAGCTGCTGTTCATGGGTAGTGAATTCGGACAGTTTATCGAGTGGCGCGACCAATACGAGCTGGA
Encoded here:
- a CDS encoding HAMP domain-containing sensor histidine kinase, which encodes MIKKGIRRQIVMHYFIVVFSTLLLAEVIFLLAIRSYYYDSINSHITQHIKQVEEYQKFGTSSNEGKDDLGNLLMVYKLNYTEMQILNIQGDVLINSSDFQPDVSIKTSDISQAQSGNIGRWVGRQPNTGEDVMAVSKMEQDNGRDSYIVRYVTSLEKVNAKLFNVTLIATAVAAAVLALVLAFSLGLANSIVKPLNTITAVSAQMARGKFNIRIKGNYKYELGELASTLNYMAQEIVRSNQVKDDFISSISHELRTPLTSIKGWSETINSGGYDPEETKIGMEIITKETERLIGLVEEILDFSKLQQNEMKVSFARVDLKELLQEIMLNLWTKAEKRTIELRLDSVDKPLVEGDANRLKQVFLNLIDNAIKFSHENSAIDLFVSFEGNNVVVQVHDTGIGISEDHLVRVKDRFFQVDPLNGGTGLGLAISQQLVELHHGILLIQSELDVGTTIVVRLPRLLEAEESEIPQLPGAETTQD
- a CDS encoding glucose-1-phosphate adenylyltransferase gives rise to the protein MNKKDCIAMLLAGGEGRRLAPLTSKQAKPAVPFGGRYRIIDFPLSNCVNSGIDTIGVLTQYEAESLHKHIGEGEPWGLQNKGENGITLLPSYNTGSAEYLGTADAIYKNIEYIDGQHPEHVLILSGDHIYHMDYNKMLQFHKQQGAEATISVMEVPWEEASRFGVMSVNDELRISEFAEKPAEPESNLASMGIYLFQWDYLRRHLLEDAADSSSSHDFGKDLIPKMLNEQNRMFAYRFDGYWKDVGTVNSLWEAHMDLLANDSSWKLHNSEWPMYSRPWRTKVNSHKTRTGVAANCLISETSSMDGSAYQSVVFCGVEVGKFSEIKDSIVMPNVKIGRNVHIERAIIGEGAVIKEGAVIKGTADQVVVIGPYETVLPKPTVRTQPSRLLQDVYEKTGRLRAEGLSS
- the glgB gene encoding 1,4-alpha-glucan branching protein GlgB, with amino-acid sequence MAKINNLTGLPPTDEDIYLFHEGTSYHSYRILGAHPAVEEGLEGVRFTVWAPHARQVGLASDFNGWDGVEDSLHKIPDSGVWTRFFPGITTGTFYKYDIEGPSGERFLKADPYAFEAELRPATASVVSDLNGYAWQDAAWRRKKKGLYSKPVNIYEVHLGTWRQKEDGTLYTYREIADLLIPYIKQMKYTHVEFMPLAEHPYDLSWGYQCTGYFAVTSRFGSPQDFMYLVDACHQADIGVIIDWVPAHFTKDAHGLRMFDETPLFEYADPLKAEKPGWGTLSFDYSKPEIHSFLISNALFWLDLFHIDGLRVDAVTSMLRLDFEKKEGQFHLNEHGGIENLEAISFLQKLNTTVFNYYPYTLMMAEESSAWPGVTSPVDENGLGFNYKWNMGWMNDTLDYVEASFEDRPSKHHLLTFPIAYAYSDNYALPLSHDEVVHGKKSLLGKMPGDYSQKFAGLRILLGYQMTHPGKKLLFMGSEFGQFIEWRDQYELDWLLLEYDAHRKMQTYTAELNQLYLEEKALWERDHELEGYQWISPHDSKQSVISYIRKGKKAGDTLIVLINFLPVERRQYRIGVPRPGKYVPVFQSEDERYGGRGASILEPILTEKITWHEQLNSLEITLPPLSFIVLKRVTVSRQSEPSAIKLEQGKKKNSKVSARKQSASKQSEEAMASNEGGNEV